A window of Macrotis lagotis isolate mMagLag1 chromosome X, bilby.v1.9.chrom.fasta, whole genome shotgun sequence contains these coding sequences:
- the LOC141498619 gene encoding olfactory receptor 10A7-like: MAHAEKVNHTFNSKFILLGFENLHGLRFLLFGIILVIYLVTMMGNVLIITVVFADRHLQTPMYYFLSNFSFLEICYTASVVPKMLKTLLSGHEVISFAGCVTQFYFFGSMAATECFLLAAMSYDRYLAICKPLRYPTLMTLHVCIQLAFGSWMMGFMAPIVAVFLTFRLPFCTANEINHFFCDLNPIIKLACTDTHMVEITIFITMYLVVVGPFTWTVVSYSKIVHSILKISSTTGRKKAFSTCSSHLTVVTLYYGTLGIVYGSPSSNLSADMNKLFSILYTVFTPMLNPMIYTLRNKDVKEALRKLIQ, from the coding sequence ATGGCCCATGCTGAAAAGGTAAATCAcactttcaattccaaattcattttGTTAGGATTTGAAAATCTCCATGGGCTACGTTTTCTACTCTTTGGAATAATTTTGGTTATTTACCTGGTGACCATGATGGGAAATGTCCTCATCATTACTGTGGTGTTTGCTGATCGTCATCTCCAGACCCCCATGTACTATTTCCTCAGCAACTTCTCCTTCTTAGAGATCTGCTACACAGCCTCAGTAGTCCCTAAAATGCTCAAGACTCTGTTGTCAGGCCATGAAGTCATCTCTTTCGCTGGGTGTGTGacccaattttatttctttggctCCATGGCTGCAACAGAGTGTTTCCTTTTGGCTGCCATGTCGTATGATAGGTATCTGGCTATCTGCAAACCACTCCGATATCCAACCCTGATGACCCTTCATGTTTGCATCCAACTGGCTTTTGGTTCTTGGATGATGGGTTTCATGGCTCCCATTGTCGCTGTGTTTTTAACTTTCCGGCTTCCATTCTGCACAGCCAATGAGATCAATCATTTCTTCTGTGACCTCAACCCTATCATCAAACTGGCCTGTACTGATACCCACATGGTTGAGATAACTATCTTCATTACCATGTACCTTGTGGTGGTGGGACCCTTTACATGGACAGTAGTATCATATTCAAAGATTGTTCACTCCATCCTGAAGATCTCCTCCACGACAGGGAGAAAGAAAGCCTTCTCCACCTGCTCATCCCACCTCACAGTGGTTACTCTGTACTATGGGACACTGGGTATTGTATACGGGAGCCCTTCATCCAACCTGTCAGCAGATATGAATAAACTTTTCTCAATATTGTATACAGTGTTCACCCCCATGCTCAATCCCATGATTTATACACTGAGGAACAAGGATGTAAAGGAGGCCTTAAGGAAACTGATTCAGTGA